From one Desulfurobacterium thermolithotrophum DSM 11699 genomic stretch:
- a CDS encoding ATP synthase F0 subunit B, translating to MEQGSHLLFWKAVNTVILIAILYYLLKKPISRFISDGINSVVSRFEKIKQEKEEALNLLKEAERKSQEAKEEAEKIIKYSQELAEKEKQQIIAEAKIAAERVIKMADEEIEKEIYKAKEELKKFAAKKAVELAEEKLKVAIDVESNKKLIESSLQKL from the coding sequence ATGGAACAAGGGTCTCATCTTCTATTTTGGAAAGCAGTAAACACTGTAATACTAATAGCAATTCTTTACTACTTACTTAAGAAACCAATCTCTAGGTTTATTTCCGATGGCATTAATTCTGTTGTAAGTAGATTTGAAAAAATTAAGCAGGAAAAGGAAGAAGCTCTTAATCTTTTGAAAGAAGCTGAAAGGAAATCTCAGGAAGCTAAGGAAGAAGCAGAAAAAATTATCAAGTACTCACAGGAATTAGCCGAAAAAGAAAAGCAGCAGATTATCGCCGAAGCAAAGATTGCCGCAGAGCGAGTTATAAAGATGGCTGACGAAGAAATTGAGAAGGAAATTTACAAGGCTAAAGAAGAACTTAAAAAGTTTGCGGCTAAAAAAGCAGTTGAATTAGCTGAAGAGAAGTTGAAAGTAGCTATAGATGTTGAATCCAATAAAAAACTTATTGAATCCAGCCTTCAAAAGCTTTAG
- the atpH gene encoding ATP synthase F1 subunit delta: MRLEVRIARRYAKALADVLPNEKLEKVNEEVKTLLTLLDDKAIRYFKSPVVPTEKKKKLVEQVLEKVEVTEELKKVLLLMAEKDRLGILREFASEFEKFVDFRLGKIKAEIVSAVEIDEETLSKIKAKIEELFGKKAEISVKLDPSLIGGFIVKVADKVLDASIKTQLETLKKAIVD; the protein is encoded by the coding sequence TTGAGACTGGAAGTAAGAATTGCAAGAAGGTATGCAAAAGCTTTAGCTGATGTTCTACCAAATGAAAAGCTTGAAAAGGTTAATGAAGAGGTAAAAACTTTACTTACTCTACTTGACGACAAAGCTATCAGGTACTTCAAGAGTCCTGTTGTTCCTACAGAGAAAAAGAAGAAACTGGTGGAGCAAGTTTTAGAAAAGGTAGAGGTTACTGAAGAGCTAAAGAAAGTTCTTCTTCTCATGGCAGAAAAAGATAGGCTCGGTATACTGAGAGAATTTGCGTCTGAATTTGAAAAGTTTGTTGATTTCCGTCTTGGAAAGATCAAGGCTGAAATTGTGAGTGCTGTAGAAATTGATGAAGAAACTCTCTCTAAGATAAAGGCTAAAATAGAAGAACTCTTTGGTAAAAAAGCAGAAATAAGTGTAAAACTTGATCCCTCCCTAATAGGTGGATTCATAGTAAAGGTTGCCGATAAAGTACTTGATGCCTCTATCAAGACACAGCTTGAAACACTTAAAAAGGCAATAGTAGATTAA